From the Anaeromyxobacter dehalogenans 2CP-1 genome, the window GCCCGCGAGCGGCGGCGGCGGCGCGACGATCAGGCGGCGTCGCGCCGCGCGGCCGGCTGGGCGCGGGCGCAGGGGGGTGCGGCGGCGGCGCCGCCCGCGTGCACCTTGGCGAGGGCGGCCACGCAGCAGCGGCAGGCGGTGCCCGCGCCGGTCTCGGCGATCACCTGGCGGAGCGAGGCGCCCTCGGCCGCGCGCCGCCGGACCAGCGTGTCGGAGACGTTGAAGCACAGGCAGACGATCATGCCCGGCCCCACCCGCGCGGCAGCGGGCCGGCCGCGCCGGCGCGACAGGCGGCGCAGCAGCCGAACAGGCGCAGGCGCGGCGCGCGCACCTCGAAGCCGTTCCGGGACGCGGCGGAGGCGGCGAGCGCGCGCAGATCGGGGTCGATGGCCACCACCGCGCCGCAGCGCGTGCAGACGAGCGCGCACGACGGCTCGGGGGTGGCGGAGGAGGGGGCGGGATCGCGGGGAGGGTGCACCGGGGCTCCGGAGATGATGTTGAGAATGACTCTCACTATCATGGGCGCGGCCCGCCGTCATGACGCCCATCAAGCGGGGGCCGGAATCGTGCCGGCCGGGCGGGGAGGCGCCCGGCCCGGCGCGCCGGCGGCGCGTTGCGGGCCGGGGGCCGGACGGTCTAGGGTCCCGGAAACGTGCCGGATTCCTTCGACCTGGGCGCCTTCCGCCGCGATCTCACCCGCCGGACGGCCGACGCGGTGCACGCGCTGCGCTCCCGCATCGGGTCCGAGACCCTGTACGGCTTCGCGCTGTTCACGAGCGGGGAGCGGGACTTCGCCTGGGTGCGCGCCTCGGCCAACACCGAGGACGCGCTCACCCGGCGCGCCGCCGCCGCCGCCGCGCTGGACCCGCGCTTCCGGGGCGAGGCCGGGCGGCGCCTGCTGCGCTGGTCGGCCCCGGACTGGGAGTACCACGACTTCGCGCCGGAGGTCCGCGGGCTGGCGGTGCCGCCGCCGGAGGGCCGGCGGTCGACGCTGGACCCGGCGCTCTACGACGCGTTCGTGGGCGCGCTGAAGGCGGTGGACCGGGCCGGGCTGTTCGGCCGCGGCGCGGATCGCGCCTTCCTCACCGTGAACATCCTCTGCGACCACGCCTCGCCGGCGTTCTTCCGGCGCGGGCTCCGCGTGCTCAACCCGGTGCCCACGGCGGAGCGCCACCTGCACGAGACCGCCGCCGCGCCGTTCGTCCGCTGCGTGAACCGCGCCCCGCGCCGCGAGCGGATGCGCATCTGGCTGGCGCTGTACGAGGACCTCTACATGGAGTGGCGCACCCCCATCGCCGAGGAGGCGCGGGCGCGGGGGCTGAGCCCGTGGGAGGTCGAGGAGGAGCTGGCGCGCTTCGGGCCGAAGGTGGTGCCGGCGCTCATCGACCTCCTCGCGCACTACGGCTTCGCGGCGCCCATCGACCACAACCGCGGCTTCGAGACGCGCGAGGTGTGGCTGGCCGGCTCGGCGCTGTTCCTGGTGCGCCGCATCGGGATGGTGGCGGAGGCGGAGATCGCGCGCCTGCAGCGGCTGGTGGGCGACTTCGCCGAGCGCGACCGCCGCCTGCGGGTCGCGTCCACCCTCGCCGAGAACACCGCCCGCGTGCTCCACGAGCTCCGCCCGCGCCGCTTCCCGCCGTCCGAGATGGACCCGCTCACCTTCAAGCTGACGAACCCCGAGCCGTTCCTGCTGCGGCGGCCTTGACCTGCCCGCGCCGTGGCATAGTGCGCCTCCGCGCATGACCGACCGAAGCCGCCGAGCCCGCCCCGCCGCCCCACGCCCGCCGCCGCACGACCGCCACGTCCTGTACGAGCGCGCCGTCCAGCACGCCGACAGCGAGCTCGACCTGGTGGACCGGGCGGTGCGCCGCGGCGGGGGGACGCCGCGGCGGCTGCGCGAGGACTTCAGCGGCACCGCGCTGCTCTCCGCGGCCTGGGTCCGGCGCGGCCGGGATCGCAGCGCGGTGGCGGTGGACCTCGACGCCGCGGTGCACGCCTGGGCGCGCGCCCACCGGGTGCCCGGCCTGGGCGCGGCCGCGGCGCGGCTGCGGCTGGTGGAGGCCGACGTGCGCGAGGGGCCGCCGGGGCCGTTCGACGCGGTGATCGCGTTCAACTTCAGCTACGGCGTGCTCCAGACGCGCGAGGCGCTCGGCGCCTACCTGACGGCGGCGGCCGGCGCGCTGGCGCCCCGCGGCGCGCTGCTCCTCGACGCGTACGGCGGCTGGGACGCCGAGAAGGAGCTGGTGGAGCGGCGGCGCATCGGCGGCGGCGTGAGCTACGTGTGGGAGCAGGAGTCGTTCGATCCCATCACCCGCCGGGTCCGCTGCGCCATCCACTTCGAGCTGCCCGGCGGCCGGCGCCTGCGCCGCGCGTTCACCTACGACTGGCGGCTCTGGACCGTCCCGGAGCTCACCGAGCTGATGCGCGAGGCGGGGCTCGAGCCGGAGGTGCTGTGGGACGTGGCGCCGCGGGGCGCGACCCGCTACGTGCCGCGCCGCTCCGCCTCGAACCAGGGCGGGTGGATCGCGTACGTGGTGGGGCGGCGGCGGCCCTAGCGCTCCGGCGGGCCGACGAGCGCAGCCTCGACCGCGCGGAAGTCCTCGGGCGGCTCGGCCTCGAACACCATCCGCGCGCCGGTGGCCGGATGCGGCAGCTCGAGCCGCGTCGCGTGCAGCATCACCCGCGGCGCCGCCACCTCCCCGACCCGGCGCGGCCCGCCGTAGCGCGCGTCGCCGAGCAGCGGCGCGCCGAGCGCGGCGAGGTGCACGCGGATCTGGTGGGTGCGGCCGGTCTCCGGGCGCGCCTCCACCAGCGCGCCGCCCGGCGCTTCACGCAGGGTGCGATAGCGGGTGGCGGCCGGGTCGCCGGCCGGATCGACGCGGCGCAGGCCCGGGCGCGCCGGGTCCTTGCCGAGCGCGAGCGCGACGCGGCCCTCCGCCGGCGAGGGCGCGCGGGCGCAGAGCGCGAGGTAGGTCTTCTCCGGCGTGCCGGTGCGGAACGCCTCGGCGAGCGCCGCGGCGGCGTCGCGCGTGCGCGCGAACACCGTCACGCCGGAGGTCTCCCGGTCGAGCCGGTGCACCAGCGTCACCGGCGCGCCGAGCAGCGCCGAGACCAGCTCGGGCAAGGCGCCGCGATCGGTCGTCAGCGTCGGCTGCGCCGGGACGCCGGCGGGCTTGTCCACCGCGCACAGGTCCGCGTCGGCGTAGAGCAGCCGCTCCCGGCCCAGCGCGGCCAGCGCCGGCGCGGCGCGGCCGCCCTCCTCGAGGTTCACCACCACCTGCTGGCCGGGGGTGAGCGTGCGGCCCGCCACCTTGCAGCGGCGCCCGTCCACGAACACGCCGCCCGCCTCGATGGCGCGCCGGGCCAGGCCGCGCGAGATCCCGCCGCGCGCGGCGATGAACCGGTCGATCCGCTCGTACCGATCGGCGTCCGGCACGAGCAGGGTCAGGCGGCGCACGGCGGGTGGGGGCGCGGCTAGGCGGCCGACTTGTTGGCCGGGCAGCTCGCGCAGGCCTCGGACTTCGGCTCGGCCTTCTTCTCCGGCTTCCGGTCCGGGGTGATGGCGGCGGCGCTCTTCCCGCCGTAGTCGGTGATGTAGAAGCCAGAGCCCTTGAACGCGAACGCGCTCGCCGACATCAGCTTCCGCACCTTCGAGCCGCACACCTCGTGCACCTGCAGCGCCGGATCCGACATCTTCTGCAGGGCGTCGAACCTCCCGCACTTGGGGCACTCGTACTCGTAGATGGGCATCGCGAAGAATCTCCAGCCCGGAACGTAAAGTCCGGGGTCCTTCTGTCAAGCGATCGGCCGTCCAGCGGGACGGCGCGGGGCGCGCGCGGCGGGCCGGTGGCGATCCGCGCGCCGTGCTAAGTACCCGGGCGCCGGACCGATCCGCGACGGCGGCCGCGGCGGAGGTGCCTTTCTACCATGGACGCGCAGGAGAGGGATCGGCTGGCGGGCGAGCTGGATGCGCTGACCACGGCGCTCGAGGAGGCGCGCGGGCGCCACGCCGCCGGCCTGGACCCCGAGCCGTCGCTCGCGCCGCTGTTCGCGGCGCACTCGGAGGCGGCGCACCGGCGGACGGTGGACGCGCTCCGGGAGGCCGGCGAGGAGGCGCTCGCCGCGCGGGTGGCGGCGCTCCGCGCCGGGCGGGCCGCCGCGGCGGGCGAGGAGGCCTGGCGCGCGGCGGAGGCCGCGGCGCGCGGGCGGGGGCCGGACGGCGAGGCGCCGCTCGCGACCCTGGAGCTGGCGGCGCTGCGCGAGCGGGACCGCGAGCGCCGGCTGGCGCTGGCGCGGGCCGCCGCGGCGGCGCTCGAGCCGGCGGCGGCGCACCGCGAGGCGGCCTGCGAGGCGGCGGCGCGGGCGCGCGCCGAGGTGGGCCACGCGCCCGACTGGCGGGTGGTGGTGGAGGGCGACCAGCTCCTCGCCGCCTCCGACGACGCCTGGCGCGACGTGCTCGCGTACCGGGCCCGCGCCGAGCTCGCGCTCGCGCCGCTCCCCGCCGGCGACCTCACCCGCGCCGACCTCCTGCACCTCGCCGCGCTGGCGCGCTGGGACGGCTTGTTCCGCGCCGGGATGCTCCCGGTCGCGCTGAAGCTCACGCTCGAGCCGCTCGGCCTCGACGGCCGGGCGCGGGTGGACGCGGCGGAGCGCCCGGCGCAGTGGCCCGGCGTGCACGTGCACGGCGCGCGCATGTCCTTCCGCCCCCGCGGCGGCGCCGGCGACTGGCAGGATCTCGCCGAAGGGGTGGGGCGCGCGCTCGGGGCAGCGGCGGCGCCGCCGCACCGGCGCGATCCGGCGCTCGGCGCGGCGCTGGGGTGGCTGCTCGGCTCGCTGCTGCTCGAGCCGCGCTGGCTCGCCGACCGCGCCGGCGTGGAGCGGCGGCAGGCGGCGGACGTGGTGCGGGACCTCGCGCTGCGGCGCCTGCTCGCGCTCCGCGCGCGCGCAGGGGCGCTGCGCGTCGCGACCGAGGTGGAGCGCGGGCTCTCCGGCGCGCGCTGGCGCGAGGCGTACGTCGAGGCGATGGAGGGGGCGACCGGCGCCCGCTGGGAGGGCGTGCGCGCCGCGCGCGACGCGGACGCCGCGGCGCACGCGGCCGCGCTGCGCGGGGCGGACGCCGGCGAGCGGCTCCGGCGCGACCTGCGCGAGCGGCTCGACGAGGACTGGTGGCGCAATCCGCGCGCGGCCCCGCTGCTCGCGGGCCTGCTCGCGGCGGGGGCGCTGCCCCCGGAGCCCGGAGACGCGACGCCCGCGCCGGGGGACGCGGCGCGGGCGCTGGTGGTGCGGCTGGAAGGAAAGGCGCCCTAGAGGAAGGTCTCACGGGGCTGCGCCCCGCCCCACGGAGCGGAGCTCCGCGGGGCCCCACCCTGCTCGCCGGGCCCCGTGCGCCGCGCGGGCGGCCTCGCTGCGCGCGCGACGGCGCCCCGGCCGGCTCGCTGCGCTCGCGAGGTTCGGCGTCTACAGGCCTTTCTTTCGGAGCGCGCGGATGATCTTCTCCTTGGCGCGGGACGGGGCGGCGGCGGCCGGCGCCCGGACCGGCGCAGTCGCCGGCGCGGTGGCCTGCTCGCGCTCCCGCCACTTCATGTACGCCTCGATCTCGTAGGAGAGGACCTCGATCTCGAGGTCGCTCAGCCCCTCGGCGCTGCGCTCGAGGGGCGCCGCGCGGGGCGGGGCCGCACCGAGGCGCATCCGCACGACGCGCTCCTCCTCCGGCGTCAGCTCGCGCGCCGGGCCGCGCCGAAGCGCCGCCTGGGCAGAGCCCTCCGTCACGACCGCCGTGGTGCCCTTCTTCTTCGTCTCCATGCGGGCCATCGTAGGCGCCGCCCAGGGCGTGTCCATTTTTCGAAGGACGCCAGCCTCCCCTCCGCCCGTCCAGCCAAGCCCTCGCGATTCCGGCCGATTTCGCCGCTGACCCCCTACGTTCCGGACGGGTTGCCCGCGGCCCGCCTCCGGACCCAGAGTCGTTGCGGGCGCGCCGCCTCGGGACCCAGAGTAGTTGAAGCGGGCGGGGAGCCGTGGGGCCGGCGGACGCTGGTCACCCCCAAAGGAGGCTGCGATGGCGGATTGGCGGGAGAACCTGGTCGAGCGCGACGAGGACATCCGGAGGCTGCTCGCGCCGGTGCGGCGCGTGGCGGTGCTCGGCATCAAGACCGAGGCCCAGTCCGATCAGGCCGCCTTCTACGTGCCGCGCTACCTGAAGGACGCGGGCGTCGAGGTGGTGCCGGTCCCGGTGTACTACCCGGAGGTGAAGACCATCCTCGGCGCGCCGGTCTACCGGACCATCGCCGCCATCCCCGGCACGGTGGACCTGGTGAACGTCTTCCGGCGCCCGGCCGACGTGCCGGCGCACGTCGACGACCTCGTCGCGAAGAAGCCGGCGGTGGTCTGGCTCCAGCTCGGGATCCGCAACGACCTCGCCGCGGAGGCGCTCGCGAGGGCCGGGATCCGCGTGGTCCAGGATCGTTGCCTGATGGTGGAGTGGCGCAGGCTCGGGCCGGCCGAGGATTGAGCACGGACCGGCCCGGCCCCGGGACTACGGCGCGAGCGGGATCGAGATCTCCTCCAGCACCGTCACCGCGCGCGGCGCGCTCGCCGCCCGGACGACGTCCGCCGGCGGGTTCGACATCCGCAGCGTGAACGCGGCGAGCAGCGCGACCGCCAGCACCAGCACGCCGTAGCCCTCGACCGACTCCAGCTTCGCCATGGCGACCCCCGATCGACCTCGACATCGATTGTACGGCCGGGTCGCAAGTTCATTTCAGGCCGCTCCGTCGCAGGCCCAGCCAAGGCGGGGGACGCTGTGCGTGAACGGAGGCCGGCCGCCGGCGAGGTGCTCCCTGGAGGCGGACAGGAGCGCGCAGGCGCGGACCGGCAGGTGGCCTACCCGAGCGCCGGCGCGTCGCCCGGTCGCGCGCCGGCAGGGCTGGCCGCGCCCGCCGGCGGAGAGAGCGCGGTGGCGGCGAGCACCACCAGCGCGACCCACAGCAGGTCGGCGACGAGCAGGTGGACGAGCTGCATCCACACCGGCGCGAGCAGCGCCACGTTCAGCACGCCCGCGAAGAGCTGCAGGCCGGCGAGCAGCAGCACCGCGAACGACGCCGCGCGCGTGTCCGCGTCCGGCCGGGCGCGCAGCGCGGACCGCGCCGCCCAGCCGAGCGCCAGCGTGGAGAAGACCGCCACGAACGGGTGGAGCACGCGGAGCCGGAGCAGCACGTGCGCCTCCTCCGACAGCTCCTGCCGGAGCCCCTCCGCGAACGAGGTCGCGGGGAACAGCGTGTCGCCGAGCGCGGCGATGGCGCCGCTCGCGCCGGTCAGGACGAGCGCCCCGGCGGCGAGGCCCAGCGCGCCGGTGAGGCCGGCGTGCCCGCGCAGCGCGAGCCCGCGCGCGCGTCCGGCGAGCGCCGCGGTGAGCGCGATGGCACCGACCAGCAGGAACGTGTTGGTGAGGTGGACCGCGACCACCCACCCGCGCGCGGCCGAGTCGTCCTTCGCCACCCAGCCGAACAGCACCAGCCCGGCGCCCACCAGCGCCTCCACCAGCACGAGCCCGAGCGATGCCCAGGCCCAGCGGCGCGCCGGATGGCCGGGCGGGAACGTGCGCCGCGCCGCCACCACCAGCGCGACCACCAGGAGCAGCGCCACGCCGCTCGTGGCACGGTGGGTGAACTCGATGACCGTCTCGAGCGCCGGCGAGCGCGGCACCACCTCGCCGTTGCACATGGGCCAGTGCTTGCCGCAACCGGCGCCGGACCCGGTGGCGCGCACGAACGCGCCCCACACCACCACCGCGAGGTTGTAGGCGAGCACCGACCAGGCGAAGCGGGCGAAGGCCTTCATGCCGCACGGAAGACCACGCCCGTCGCCCGAACGCAACGGCTCCGCCGGGGACCGTCGCTACCCGGTGCCGCCCCGCCCCTGGCTCCGCGCCTCCCACCGCCGCTGCAGCGCCCGCCAGCCGTCCTCGGCGGCCACCGCGGCGCGCCCCGTCTCCCCGGCGCGCGCCTGCGCCTCCCGCTCGGCGGCGACCGCCTTCGCGAGGTGCGCGTCGAAGCGCCGCGCGTCGTACTTGCCGGCGGCCGGGATGCCCGCCCTCGCGAGCGCCTGCAGCTTCGCCTGCTCCAGGCGCGCCTGCGCGGCGTCGGCGTGCGCCTCGGCGGCGTCGACATCCGCCTGGCGGGCCTCGGCCAGCCTCTTCGCGAACACGAGGTGCGCGTCGGCCGCCTGGCGGCGCAGCCCGGCGGTGTCGGCGAGCGCCTGGGCGCGCGCCTTCCAGGCGGTGTCGCCGGCCGAGTTCGCGCCCTTCGCCTCGGTGGCGGCGCGCTGCAGGTCGGCCTCGGCGGCGGTGCGATCCGCCTCCGCGTAGCCCTGCTCGCGCTTCGCCTCCTGCAGGCGCAGCTTGGCGCGGGCCACCGCGTCGTGCGCGGCGGCCGCGTCGGCGCGGGCCGGCCCCACCGGCCCGAGCTGGTCGGGCCCGAGCCGGCCGAAGTCGGCGTCGGACACCGGCGTGAAGTCCTGCCGCGTCTGGACGGTCCGGCAGCTCGCCAGGACCGCCAGCGCCATCCCCGCTGCAAAGGCGGCGCGCATGGCAACTCCCCCGGCGGGAAATCTGCGGCCGCGCGTGGGGCGCGGCACGCGCCGACGCTACTCGCCCTCGTCGGCGGGCTCGCCGGGCCGCGCCGGCTCCTCGCCGCGCTTCTTCAGGCCGGCGGCCTCGAGCGCGGTGGACGGGCCGGCCGGCTTGCGCTCGTCGGGCAGCGCGCCGGCGGGCGCGGTCACCGCCCCGACCGCCGCGCCGAGCGCCTTCACCTCCGCGAGCAGCTCGATCCGCGCCTTCACGCCGGGTGCGTTCGGCACCTCGAAGGCGCCGGAGAGCCGAACGCGCAGCGGCACCCCGGTCTCGGCGTCGGCGAGCAGCTCACCGTCCGCGGCGACCGGCACGCGACCCTGCAGGAACCCGAGGCGGCGGGCGGTGTCGGGGTCGGGCGCGGGCGTCCCCGGCGGCGGCGGCGGCGTGGCGGGCGGCTTGGCGCCGGGCGCCGGGGGCGCGAGCGAGAGGCGGTAGCGGCGGGCGGCGCGGCCGAGCAGGCGCGCCTCGCCGGCGGGCTCGAGCCGGAGCGCCGGGCCGACCAGCGCGGCCACGGTGCCGGCCAGGCGGAAGCTGTCGTCGCGGAAGCGGCGGGCGTCGCGGCCGCGGTCGGTGGGGCGCTCCCGGAACGGCGCGGGCAGCGCGCGGGCGTAGGTCGTCCCGCCCGTCCAGATCACCTGCTTTCCGCCGGACGAGCCGGGGCCGAGGCCGGGGTCGATCTCGGCGCGCACCTCGAACTCGCCGGTGGCGGACTGGCGGAGCTGGTGGTGCTCGGTCACGTGCACCTGCCGCGCCTCGTCGCCGGGCGCGGCGACGGTCCACTCGGCCGCCGCGGTCCAGTCGAACGCGCCCAGCCGGCGCGCCGCCTCGTCGGCGTCGAGCGCCAGCGCGGCCTCGGGGTGCTCCGGGTCGAACGCGGCGGGGGCGGGCTCGTGCGGCCGGTCCTCGCGCCCGAGCACGCGCGCGCGCGCCTCCGGGTCGCTGCGGGAGCAGGCGAGGGCGACGAGGCACAGGGCGAGCGGGGCGCGGCGCATGGCGGGGCATCCTCTCACGAGATCCGGCGGCCCGGGGGGCGCCTCACGAGACGCGGCGCAGCGAGGACGGGAGCAGCCGCGGCGGGCCCGGCTCGCCGGGGCCCGGCACGGAGGCGGCGGCGGGCGCGGGCGGCTCCGGGGCGAGCGGCTCGGGCGCGGCCACGTCCGCGAGGTGCTCGGCGGCGCCCGCACCCTCCTCGCCGGCGGGGGCCGCGATCACGTCGCCGAGCGCCACCCGGCCGTCGGTCCAGAGCAGCTGCTCGCAGCGCGAGAGCAGCCCGGCCAGGCCTGCCCGGGTGACCGCGGACACCGCCGCCGCGTCGCGCCGCTGCGCGAGGGCGGCCCGCGTCTCCGGCGGGAGGCGATCGACCTTGTTGAGCACGAGGAGGCGGCGCTTCCCGTCGAGGCCGAGGCCGCGCAGGATCTCCTCCACCGCCGCGATCTGCTCGTCCTGCCGCGGGTCCGACGCGTCCACCACGTGCAGCAGCAGGTCGGCGTCGCCGAGCTCCTCCAGCGTGGCCCGGAACGCGTTCACGAGGTCGGGCGGCAGGTCGCGGATGAAGCCCACCGTGTCGGTGATGATCACCTCGCGGTCGCGCGGGAAGCGCAGCCGGCGGCTGGTGGGGTCGAGCGTCGCGAACAGCTTGTCCTCGGCGAGCACCGCCGAGTCGGTGAGCGCGTTGAGCAGGGTGGACTTGCCGGCGTTGGTGTAGCCGACGATGGAGAGCACCGGCAGGCCGCGGGCGTTCCGCTGCTTGCGGCGCAGGTGGCGGTCGGCGCCGAGCGCCTCGATGCGCCGCTCCAGCGCGGTGATCCGGTCGCGCACCCGGCGGCGGTCGATCTCGAGCTTCGTCTCGCCGGGCCCGCGCCCGCCGATGCCGCCGGCGAGGCGCGAGAGCGAGTCGTCGCGTCCCACCAGCCGCGGGTACAGGTACTTCAGCTGCGCCAGCTCGACCTGCAGCTTGCCGTCGGCCGACTGGGCCCGCTGCGCGAAGATGTCGAGGATGAGCTGGGTGCGGTCGAGGATCTTGAGGCTGGTGGCCTCGGCGATGTGGCGCGCCTGCGACGGCGACAGCTCGGCGTCGAACACGATCACCGTGGCCATGCGCTGCATGGAGCGCAGGACGATGTCCTCGAGCTTCCCCTTGCCGATGAGGTAGCGCGGGTCCGGGTCGCGGCGGAGCTGCAGCGTCGCCTCCAGCACCTCCACGCCGGCGGTGCGGGCCAGCTCCTTCAGCTCCTCGAGCGAGGCCTCCGCCTCGGCGCGCCCGCGCCCCTTGCCGCCGAACCCCACCAGGATGGCGCGCTCCCGGCCGCCGGTGCGCCGCGCCGCGCGCGCCCGGGCGAACTCGTCCTCGAGCGCGAGCGCGCCGGAGAGCGCGTCGTAGGCGAGGTCGTGGACGGTGGGCGCCTCCTCGTCCTTCCACATGGCGCCCTGCGGGTTCTCCGGCAGCAGGTGGGCGTAGTGCACCCGCCCCGGCAGGCCGTCCTCGCGCACCTCGATGGCCGCCACGAGGTCGAGCCGGAGCAGCGCCAGGTCGGTGTGGTCGTCGCGGGTGAGCGGCTCGCCGTTCAGGTGCGTGTGCACGAGCCGCAGGCCGCGCAGTCGGCTCTCGCCGGCGCGACCGCGGCCGACGTCCGGGAGGTCGAGCTTGCGGGCGTCGCCGACCAC encodes:
- a CDS encoding (2Fe-2S)-binding protein; its protein translation is MIVCLCFNVSDTLVRRRAAEGASLRQVIAETGAGTACRCCVAALAKVHAGGAAAAPPCARAQPAARRDAA
- a CDS encoding DUF4303 domain-containing protein, translating into MPDSFDLGAFRRDLTRRTADAVHALRSRIGSETLYGFALFTSGERDFAWVRASANTEDALTRRAAAAAALDPRFRGEAGRRLLRWSAPDWEYHDFAPEVRGLAVPPPEGRRSTLDPALYDAFVGALKAVDRAGLFGRGADRAFLTVNILCDHASPAFFRRGLRVLNPVPTAERHLHETAAAPFVRCVNRAPRRERMRIWLALYEDLYMEWRTPIAEEARARGLSPWEVEEELARFGPKVVPALIDLLAHYGFAAPIDHNRGFETREVWLAGSALFLVRRIGMVAEAEIARLQRLVGDFAERDRRLRVASTLAENTARVLHELRPRRFPPSEMDPLTFKLTNPEPFLLRRP
- a CDS encoding class I SAM-dependent methyltransferase, whose product is MTDRSRRARPAAPRPPPHDRHVLYERAVQHADSELDLVDRAVRRGGGTPRRLREDFSGTALLSAAWVRRGRDRSAVAVDLDAAVHAWARAHRVPGLGAAAARLRLVEADVREGPPGPFDAVIAFNFSYGVLQTREALGAYLTAAAGALAPRGALLLDAYGGWDAEKELVERRRIGGGVSYVWEQESFDPITRRVRCAIHFELPGGRRLRRAFTYDWRLWTVPELTELMREAGLEPEVLWDVAPRGATRYVPRRSASNQGGWIAYVVGRRRP
- a CDS encoding RluA family pseudouridine synthase — its product is MRRLTLLVPDADRYERIDRFIAARGGISRGLARRAIEAGGVFVDGRRCKVAGRTLTPGQQVVVNLEEGGRAAPALAALGRERLLYADADLCAVDKPAGVPAQPTLTTDRGALPELVSALLGAPVTLVHRLDRETSGVTVFARTRDAAAALAEAFRTGTPEKTYLALCARAPSPAEGRVALALGKDPARPGLRRVDPAGDPAATRYRTLREAPGGALVEARPETGRTHQIRVHLAALGAPLLGDARYGGPRRVGEVAAPRVMLHATRLELPHPATGARMVFEAEPPEDFRAVEAALVGPPER
- a CDS encoding FmdB family zinc ribbon protein translates to MPIYEYECPKCGRFDALQKMSDPALQVHEVCGSKVRKLMSASAFAFKGSGFYITDYGGKSAAAITPDRKPEKKAEPKSEACASCPANKSAA
- a CDS encoding CoA-binding protein; amino-acid sequence: MADWRENLVERDEDIRRLLAPVRRVAVLGIKTEAQSDQAAFYVPRYLKDAGVEVVPVPVYYPEVKTILGAPVYRTIAAIPGTVDLVNVFRRPADVPAHVDDLVAKKPAVVWLQLGIRNDLAAEALARAGIRVVQDRCLMVEWRRLGPAED
- a CDS encoding COX15/CtaA family protein, yielding MKAFARFAWSVLAYNLAVVVWGAFVRATGSGAGCGKHWPMCNGEVVPRSPALETVIEFTHRATSGVALLLVVALVVAARRTFPPGHPARRWAWASLGLVLVEALVGAGLVLFGWVAKDDSAARGWVVAVHLTNTFLLVGAIALTAALAGRARGLALRGHAGLTGALGLAAGALVLTGASGAIAALGDTLFPATSFAEGLRQELSEEAHVLLRLRVLHPFVAVFSTLALGWAARSALRARPDADTRAASFAVLLLAGLQLFAGVLNVALLAPVWMQLVHLLVADLLWVALVVLAATALSPPAGAASPAGARPGDAPALG
- the hflX gene encoding GTPase HflX, whose amino-acid sequence is MQEVHGNTLGLKPSQLHALRRTYRRRVDAQSIVTPELARHLAEVSRETNRQVGVLLDRKGDVQAVVVGDARKLDLPDVGRGRAGESRLRGLRLVHTHLNGEPLTRDDHTDLALLRLDLVAAIEVREDGLPGRVHYAHLLPENPQGAMWKDEEAPTVHDLAYDALSGALALEDEFARARAARRTGGRERAILVGFGGKGRGRAEAEASLEELKELARTAGVEVLEATLQLRRDPDPRYLIGKGKLEDIVLRSMQRMATVIVFDAELSPSQARHIAEATSLKILDRTQLILDIFAQRAQSADGKLQVELAQLKYLYPRLVGRDDSLSRLAGGIGGRGPGETKLEIDRRRVRDRITALERRIEALGADRHLRRKQRNARGLPVLSIVGYTNAGKSTLLNALTDSAVLAEDKLFATLDPTSRRLRFPRDREVIITDTVGFIRDLPPDLVNAFRATLEELGDADLLLHVVDASDPRQDEQIAAVEEILRGLGLDGKRRLLVLNKVDRLPPETRAALAQRRDAAAVSAVTRAGLAGLLSRCEQLLWTDGRVALGDVIAAPAGEEGAGAAEHLADVAAPEPLAPEPPAPAAASVPGPGEPGPPRLLPSSLRRVS